The following coding sequences lie in one Aquificaceae bacterium genomic window:
- the efp gene encoding elongation factor P — translation MGVKIDINSVQRDMFIEHNGMPHRVLDYEHVKPGKGQAFVRIKAKNMQTGNVIEITYKSSDAIELADFEQVFAEYSYSDGDYYYFVSQTTYEMIPVPADSIREETKFLKEGMTVVVFFYKGQPIGIELPKQVELAVVETEPAFKGDTAAGGSKPARLETGAVVQVPFFVKEGDIIKVDTRTGAYIEVVKRA, via the coding sequence ATGGGAGTGAAAATTGACATAAACAGCGTGCAAAGGGATATGTTTATTGAGCATAATGGTATGCCCCATAGGGTGCTTGACTACGAACACGTAAAGCCCGGTAAAGGTCAAGCCTTCGTAAGGATAAAGGCTAAGAATATGCAGACGGGTAATGTTATTGAGATTACCTACAAGTCTTCTGATGCCATTGAGCTTGCGGACTTTGAGCAGGTCTTTGCGGAGTATTCCTACTCTGATGGAGACTACTACTACTTTGTAAGTCAAACTACCTATGAGATGATACCAGTGCCCGCAGATAGCATAAGGGAAGAAACCAAGTTCCTCAAAGAGGGTATGACGGTGGTGGTCTTTTTCTACAAGGGACAACCCATAGGCATTGAACTTCCCAAACAAGTAGAGCTTGCGGTGGTGGAAACAGAGCCTGCCTTTAAGGGAGATACCGCAGCGGGTGGCTCAAAACCTGCCAGATTAGAAACAGGTGCAGTGGTGCAAGTGCCATTTTTTGTAAAGGAAGGAGACATAATAAAGGTGGACACGCGCACTGGTGCATACATAGAAGTGGTGAAAAGAGCCTAA
- a CDS encoding OsmC family protein produces the protein MSNMEEKRVSLRLSELEHTYVGKTSYGELLVGEYGYKPMELLLLALAGCSGVDVSHILKKKRQEVKDIQIEVVGIRREEHPRIYERIQVKYKVYGKDIKEKAVEEAIRLSVEKYCSVYAMLKESANIEVSFEVFNEA, from the coding sequence ATGTCTAACATGGAGGAGAAAAGGGTCAGCCTTAGGCTTTCCGAACTTGAACACACATACGTGGGAAAGACTTCCTATGGTGAGCTTTTGGTAGGAGAGTATGGCTACAAGCCTATGGAGCTTCTCCTTCTTGCCCTTGCAGGTTGTAGTGGTGTGGATGTATCACACATACTCAAAAAGAAAAGACAAGAGGTAAAAGATATACAGATTGAGGTGGTAGGCATAAGAAGGGAAGAACATCCAAGAATATACGAGAGGATACAAGTCAAATACAAAGTTTATGGTAAGGACATAAAGGAAAAGGCAGTAGAAGAAGCCATTAGGCTCTCGGTGGAGAAATACTGTAGTGTGTATGCCATGTTAAAGGAGTCCGCCAACATAGAAGTTTCCTTTGAGGTGTTTAATGAGGCTTGA
- the accB gene encoding acetyl-CoA carboxylase biotin carboxyl carrier protein has protein sequence MDKDFVKEIINLVKGSDIKQLTIETEGFKLFIETHQKEIPQRVESVPREVRYQEVMPPSEDLPQENLHVIKSPLVGTFYRSPSPGAPPFVEVGDIVSPGQVLCIIEALKVMNEIESDVRGKVVKILVENGETVEYGQPLFIIDTNV, from the coding sequence ATGGATAAGGATTTTGTAAAAGAGATAATAAACCTTGTGAAGGGTAGCGACATAAAACAGCTCACCATAGAAACAGAAGGGTTTAAGCTATTCATAGAAACCCACCAAAAGGAAATACCTCAGAGGGTGGAAAGTGTTCCAAGAGAAGTCCGATACCAAGAGGTAATGCCACCTTCAGAGGACCTTCCTCAGGAAAACTTGCATGTGATAAAAAGTCCACTTGTGGGCACCTTTTATAGGTCTCCTTCCCCTGGTGCACCTCCCTTCGTGGAGGTGGGTGATATAGTGTCGCCAGGACAGGTGCTCTGTATAATAGAAGCTCTAAAGGTTATGAATGAGATAGAGAGCGATGTGAGAGGAAAGGTAGTAAAGATACTGGTAGAAAACGGAGAAACAGTGGAATACGGTCAGCCTCTCTTTATAATAGATACCAATGTCTAA